One Stigmatopora argus isolate UIUO_Sarg chromosome 20, RoL_Sarg_1.0, whole genome shotgun sequence genomic region harbors:
- the chd3 gene encoding chromodomain-helicase-DNA-binding protein 3 isoform X3, translating into MRGRTIMSYPPRATGREDEDDKALHSEGGGDLEEEEEEDGGGDDGDVSLDATSDVNSPATSRPSAATVAVAEAESASDGKLPRKKKGRPKKKDKEAKPAKPAKARKRKKIDDEGERDPAAAAAAAAADGDLAERSNKRKKHKDRKDKKTKRKKKDEEDREGAQRDTARQPVEQKTSAQLAEEWALEDVRHAFTEEDYRELTNYKAFSQFLRPMIAKKNPKIPMSKMMTILGAKWREFTFNNPFKGDGAAVAAAAAKAAAIAVAEQVSAVTASPELPPPVRKAKTKEGKGPGYKKRSKSLRGPDKKKALATAKAKKMAPIRLKMSPVCSKRKKSCSSEEGDEDEDESEPEDSGVRGKKSNRQQPAKKKKKKKKSEEEGDGYETDHQDYCEVCQQGGEIILCDTCPRAYHLVCLEPELEKAPEGKWSCPHCEREGIQWEAKDEDFEDLEEEAEEAPEEEEEEEDDDDHMEFCRVCKDGGELLCCETCTSSYHIHCLNPPLPEVPNGEWLCPRCTCPPIDGRVQKILHWRWGQPPPPAAPVSGPDAATDAATDRLAAPAAEGRAEREFFVKLAGQSYWRCAWITELQLEIFHSVMYRNYQRKTDMDEPPALDYGSGGEDRSAAGKSETRRAMEDKYYKYGIKPEWMTIHRIINHSGDKKATYHYLVKWRDLTYDQCTWEGDHMDLPDFGIHKANYWRHRDSITMEDPDKPRKMRSESQEGEEEEEEEEDACSPVSPVADPTIKYEEQPHYVTSTGGTLHPYQMEGLNWLRFSWAQGTDTILADEMGLGKTIQTIVFLYSLFKEGHTRGPFLVSAPLSTIINWEREFEMWAPDFYVVTYAGDKDSRAIIRENEFSFDDSPAKGGRRAFKMRRETPVKFHVLLTSYELVTMDQTALKSIDWACLVVDEAHRLKNNQSKFFRRLNDYKIEHKLLLTGTPLQNNLEELFHLLNFLTPNRFNNLDGFLEEFADVSKEEQIKKLHDLLGPHMLRRLKADVFQNMPAKTELIVRVELSPMQKKYYKLILTKNFEALNSKGGGNQVSLLNVMMDLKKCCNHPYLFPVASTEAQKTSNGAYEGSALTKASGKLTLLQKMLRKLKEQGHRVLVFSQMTKMLDLLEDFLDFQGYKYERIDGGVTGALRQEAIDRFNAPGACQFCFLLSTRAGGLGINLATADTVVIFDSDWNPHNDIQAFSRAHRIGQANKVMIYRFVTRASVEERITQVAKRKMMLTHLVVRPGLGSKAGSMSKQELDDILKFGTEELFKDGAEGESARGSAGVGSGDVRVWHFPTGMKNSAGDKAEDEGNVIHYDGAAIERLLDRSQDATDDSDVQNMNEYLSSFKVARYMVREEDKMDEIEREIIKQEENVDPDYWEKLLRHHYEQQQEDLASKLGKGKRNRKPVNYKDGAQEDQEWHAGISDNQSDYSVGSEEEDEDFEERPEGRRQSRRQLRNEKDKPLPPLLARVGGNLEVLGFNTRQRKAFLNAVMRWGMPSREAFSSQWLVRDLRGKSEKEFKAYVSLFMRHLCEPVADGAETFADGVPREGLCRQPVLTRIGVMSLVKKKIQEFQHINGRWSIPELKPEAGPEKPFSRASSPAAETATPTTPATDASCNNTPCTSKPATPGPAERPENIGEEDEEQEGEAPPEKEREICAPGSVSPSPKREVPEDGGGSGGDRTRDGEEDDPGGAPSRESQVTSEHDLAVGEGNAAKMEEEKGDAENPKASDSQDASQAEKGESSPVAGRLWPQEAKGEKDVGTPVGEAKAELAKGDGKPPPERPRFMFNIADGGFTELHTLWQNEERAAITSGKMSEIWHRRHDFWLLAGIVTHGYARWQDVQNDPPFAIVNEPFKSQANKGNFLEMKNKFLARRFKLLEQALVIEEQLRRAAYLNMTQDPGHPAMALNVRFAEVECLAESHQHLSKESLAGNRPANAVLHKVLNQLEDLLSDMKADVTRLPAALARVAPIAVRLQMSERAILSRLANRVGEAQAPPPIPPGPYATPQNYGAFSSAPAGALFVGGANYSQMPPGSFVSEAAGGAAWGAGGGPAAANACQKTKEHDVVQRQRVVDLWKDGKSEGAIGLELRMPKSTVHSIIVKYRLSNTVENLPRNGRPKKP; encoded by the exons ATGAGAGGACGGACTATCATGTCCTATCCTCCGCGGGCCACTGGGAGAGAAGACGAGGACGACAAGGCTCTTCATTCCGAGGGAGGAGGAGatttggaggaagaagaagaagaagacggcggcggcgacgatgGAGACGTCTCGTTAGACGCCACGAGCGACGTCAACTCGCCGGCGACGTCTCGGCCAAGCGCAGCAACCGTCGCAGTCGCAG AGGCGGAAAGCGCGTCCGACGGGAAGCTCCCGCGTAAAAAGAAAGGACGGCCAAAGAAGAAGGACAAGGAGGCCAAACCCGCCAAGCCCGCCAAGGCCAGAAAGCGCAAGAAGATT GACGACGAGGGAGAGCGGgacccggcggcggcggcggcggcggcagcggcggacGGCGATCTGGCCGAGCGCTCCAACAAGAGGAAAAAGCACAAGGACAGGAAGGACAAGAAAaccaagaggaagaaaaaagatGAGGAGGATCGAGAGGGCGCTCAGCGAGACACGGCCAGG CAGCCCGTGGAGCAGAAGACCTCGGCCCAGCTGGCCGAGGAGTGGGCGCTGGAGGACGTCCGTCACGCCTTCACCGAGGAAGACTACAGGGAGCTGACCAACTACAAAGCCTTCAGTCAGTTCTTGAG GCCCATGATTGCCAAAAAGAACCCCAAGATTCCCATGTCCAAGATGATGACCATCCTGGGGGCCAAGTGGCGGGAGTTCACTTTCAACAACCCTTTCAAAGGCGACGGGGCcgccgtggcggcggcggcggccaaagCCGCCGCCATCGCCGTCGCCGAGCAGGTGTCGGCGGTGACCGCCTCGCCCGAGCTGCCGCCGCCCGTCCGGaaagccaagaccaaagaggGCAAAG GTCCGGGTTACAAGAAACGCAGTAAAAGTCTCCGCGGCCCCGACAAGAAAAAGGCTTTGGCGACGGCCAAGGCGAAAAAAATGGCGCCCATCCgtctgaaaatgtcccccgtGTGCTCCAAGAGGAAGAAGAGCTGCTCG AGCGAGGAAGgagacgaggacgaggacgagtcggaGCCGGAGGATTCGGGCGTACGCGGCAAGAAGAGCAATCGCCAGCAGCCCgctaagaagaaaaagaagaagaagaaaa GCGAGGAGGAGGGCGACGGCTACGAGACGGACCACCAGGACTACTGCGAGGTGTGCCAGCAGGGCGGCGAGATCATCCTGTGCGACACCTGCCCGCGAGCGTACCACCTGGTGTGCCTGGAGCCCGAGCTGGAAAAGGCCCCCGAGGGGAAGTGGAGCTGCCCTCACTGC GAACGAGAAGGAATCCAGTGGGAAGCCAAAGACGAAGACTTTGAGGACTTGGAGGAAGAGGCGGAGGAAGccccggaggaggaggaggaggaggaggacgacgacgaccacaTGGAGTTCTGCCGGGTGTGTAAAGACGGAGGTGAACTCTTGTGCTGTGAGACCTGCACCTCCTCCTACCACATCCACTGTCTAAACCCTCCGCTGCCAGAAGTCCCCAACGGCGAGTGGTTGTGTCCACGGTGCACG TGCCCGCCCATCGACGGACGGGTGCAAAAGATCCTCCACTGGCGCTGGGGGCAGCCCCCGCCGCCGGCGGCGCCCGTCTCGGGGCCGGATGCGGCGACGGACGCGGCGACGGACCGGCTGGCGGCCCCCGCCGCCGAGGGCCGAGCCGAGCGGGAGTTCTTCGTCAAGCTGGCCGGTCAGTCCTACTGGCGCTGCGCGTGGATCACCGAGCTGCAG TTGGAGATCTTCCACTCGGTGATGTACAGAAACTACCAGAGGAAGACGGACATGGACGAACCGCCCGCTTTGGACTACGGCTCGGGCGGCGAAGACCGGAGCGCCGCGGGGAAAAGCGAGACGAGGCGCGCCATGGAGGACAAGTACTACAAATACGGCATCAAGCCCGAGTGGATGACCATTCACCGCATCATCAACCACAG CGGGGACAAGAAAGCCACCTACCACTACCTGGTCAAGTGGCGAGACCTGACCTACGACCAGTGCACGTGGGAAGGGGACCATATGGACCTCCCCGACTTTGGGATCCACAAGGCCAACTACTGGAGACACAG GGACTCCATCACCATGGAGGACCCCGACAAGCCCCGCAAGATGAGGAGCGAGAGTCAGGAgggcgaagaagaagaagaagaagaagaagacgcgTGTTCTCCCGTGTCTCCCGTCGCCGAC CCCACCATAAAATACGAGGAGCAGCCCCATTACGTGACGTCGACGGGCGGCACGCTGCACCCGTACCAGATGGAGGGTCTGAACTGGCTGCGCTTTTCCTGGGCTCAAGGCACCGACACCATCCTGGCGGACGAGATGGGTCTGGGCAAGACCATCCAGACCATCGTCTTCCTCTACTCGCTCTTTAAAGAG GGTCACACCAGAGGTCCCTTCCTGGTCAGCGCCCCGCTTTCCACCATCATCAACTGGGAGCGGGAGTTTGAGATGTGGGCGCCCGACTTCTACGTGGTGACCTACGCCGGCGACAAGGACAGCCGAGCCATCATCCGGGAGAACGAATTCTCCTTCGACGACTCGCCGGCCAAGGGCGGCAGGAGAGCCTTCAAGATGCGG AGAGAGACGCCCGTCAAATTCCACGTTCTCCTGACCTCGTACGAGCTGGTGACCATGGACCAGACGGCCCTCAAGTCCATAGACTGGGCCTGCCTGGTGGTGGACGAGGCCCACCGCCTTAAAAACAACCAGTCCAAG ttcTTCCGACGCCTGAACGACTACAAGATCGAGCACAAGCTGCTGCTGACGGGAACGCCGTTACAGAACAACCTGGAGGAGCTTTTCCACCTGCTGAATTTCCTGACGCCCAACCGTTTCAA CAACCTGGACGGCTTCCTGGAAGAGTTTGCCGACGTCTCCAAGGAGGAGCAGATCAAGAAACTTCACGACCTGCTGGGGCCTCACATGCTGCGCCGGCTGAAGGCCGACGTCTTCCAGAACATGCCCGCCAAGACCGAGCTGATTGTGCGGGTGGAGCTCAGCCCCATGCAGAA GAAATACTACAAGCTGATTCTCACCAAGAACTTTGAGGCGCTGAACTCCAAAGGCGGGGGGAACCAGGTGTCCTTGCTCAACGTCATGATGGACCTGAAGAAGTGCTGCAACCATCCCTACCTCTTCCCCGTCGCCTCCACG GAGGCCCAGAAAACGTCCAACGGCGCTTAcgagggctccgccctcaccaaGGCGTCGGGGAAACTGACCTTGCTGCAGAAGATGCTGAGGAAGCTCAAGGAGCAGGGACACCGAGTGCTGGTCTTCTCGCAG ATGACCAAAATGCTGGACTTGCTGGAAGACTTCCTGGATTTCCAAGGTTACAAGTACGAAAGGATTGACGGCGGGGTCACCGGCGCGCTCAGGCAGGAGGCCATCGACCGCTTCAACG CTCCCGGCGCTTGTCAGTTTTGTTTCCTGCTCTCCACCCGGGCCGGCGGTCTGGGCATCAACCTGGCCACGGCGGACACGGTGGTCATCTTCGACTCGGACTGGAACCCCCACAATGACATCCAG GCCTTCAGTCGGGCCCACCGCATCGGGCAGGCCAACAAGGTGATGATCTACCGCTTTGTGACGCGGGCCAGCGTAGAGGAGCGCATCACGCAGGTAGCCAAGCGAAAGATGATGCTGACACATCTGGTGGTCCGGCCCGGCCTGGGCTCCAAAGCCGGCTCCATGAGCAAGCAGGAACTGGACGACATCCTCAAGTTCGGGACCGAGGAGCTGTTCAAAGACGGAGCGGAAGGCGAGTCCGCCCGGGGGAGCGCCGGAGTTGGCTCGGGTGACGTACGGGTGTGGCACTTCCCGACAGGCATGAAGAATTCGGCGGGGGACAAAGCCGAGGACGAGGGCAACGTCATCCACTACGACGGCGCGGCCATCGAGAGGCTGTTGGACCGGAGCCAGGACGCCACCGACGACTCGGACGTGCAGAACATGAACGAGTACCTGAGTTCCTTCAAAGTGGCCCGCTACATGGTCCGAGAGGAGGACAAG ATGGACGAGATCGAGCGAGAGATCATCAAGCAGGAGGAGAACGTGGACCCCGACTACTGGGAGAAGCTCTTGCGCCACCACTACGAGCAGCAGCAGGAGGACCTGGCCAGCAAGTTGGGCAAAGGCAAGCGCAACCGCAAGCCCGTCAACTACAAGGACGGCGCGCAAGAAGACCAAG AGTGGCACGCCGGCATTTCCGACAACCAGTCCGATTACTCGGTGGGCtccgaggaggaggacgaggacttTGAGGAGCGGCCGGAAG GCCGGAGACAATCCCGTCGCCAGCTGAGGAACGAGAAGGACAAACCGCTTCCTCCACTTCTGGCCAGAGTGGGCGGCAACCTAGAG GTTCTCGGCTTCAATACGCGCCAGCGGAAGGCTTTCCTCAACGCCGTGATGCGCTGGGGGATGCCGTCGCGGGAGGCCTTCTCGTCTCAGTGGCTGGTCCGAGACCTGCGGGGCAAAAGCGAGAAGGAATTCAA GGCGTACGTGTCGCTCTTCATGCGTCACTTGTGCGAGCCGGTGGCCGACGGGGCCGAGACCTTTGCCGACGGCGTCCCGCGGGAGGGCCTGTGCCGCCAGCCCGTCCTCACGCGCATCGGCGTCATGTCGCTCGTCAAAAAGAAG ATTCAGGAGTTCCAGCACATCAACGGGCGTTGGAGTATCCCGGAGCTGAAGCCCGAGGCGGGCCCGGAAAAACCCTTCTCCCGGGCGTCTTCCCCCGCCGCCGAGACCGCCACGCCCACCACGCCCGCCACGGACGCCAGCTGCAACAACACGCCGTGCACCTCCAAACCCG CGACACCGGGGCCCGCGGAAAGGCCTGAAAATATTGGCGAGGAAGACGAGGAGCAGGAGGGCGAGGCCCCCccggagaaggagagagag ATTTGCGCCCCTGGAAGTGTGTCTCCTAGTCCCAAAAGGGAGGTCCCAGAGGACGGCGGCGGCAGTGGCGGCGATCGAACGCGGGACGGGGAGGAAGACGATCCCGGCGGTGCCCCGTCTCGCGAGAGCCAAGTCACGAGCGAGCACGACCTGGCGGTGGGAGAAGGAAACGCAG CAAagatggaggaggagaaagGGGACGCCGAGAACCCCAAAGCGTCAGATTCCCAGGACGCCTCCCAAGCCGAGAAGGGGGAATCGTCACCCGTCGCGGGGCGCCTTTGGCCCCAGGAGGCAAAAGGCGAAAAGGACGTCGGGACCCCGGTGGGCGAGGCCAAAGCGGAGCTCGCCAAGGGCGACGGGAAGCCGCCCCCCGAGCGGCCGCGCTTCATGTTTAACATCGCCGACGGCGGCTTCACCG AGCTTCACACTCTTTGGCAGAACGAGGAGCGGGCCGCCATCACCTCGGGAAAGATGAGCGAGATCTGGCACCGGCGCCACGATTTCTGGCTTCTGGCAGGAATTGTCAC TCACGGCTACGCTCGGTGGCAGGACGTCCAGAACGACCCGCCCTTCGCCATCGTCAACGAGCCCTTCAAGTCGCAGGCCAACAAAGGCAACTTCTTGGAAATGAAGAACAAGTTTCTGGCCCGCCGCTTCAAG CTCCTGGAGCAGGCGCTGGTCATCGAGGAGCAGCTGCGGCGCGCCGCCTACTTGAACATGACGCAGGACCCCGGCCACCCGGCCATGGCCCTCAACGTGCGCTTCGCCGAGGTGGAGTGCCTGGCCGAATCGCACCAGCACCTCAGCAAGGAGTCGCTGGCGGGCAACAGGCCGGCCAACGCCGTACTGCACAAAG TGCTGAACCAGCTGGAGGACCTGCTGAGCGACATGAAGGCCGACGTGACCCGGCTGCCGGCCGCGCTGGCCCGAGTGGCGCCCATCGCCGTGCGGCTGCAGATGTCCGAGCGCGCCATCCTGAGCAGGCTGGCCAACAGAGTCGGCGAGGCCCAGGCCCCCCCG CCCATCCCTCCCGGACCTTACGCCACCCCCCAGAACTACGGAGCCTTCTCCTCGGCCCCGGCGGGCGCCCTCTTCGTGGGAGGCGCCAACTACAGTCAGATGCCACCCGGATCCTTCGTATCAG AAGCCGCCGGCGGAGCCGCTTGGGGAGCCGGCGGGGGGCCGGCCGCCGCAAACGCGTGCCAGAAGACCAAGGAGCACGATGTGGTGCAGCGGCAGCGGGTGGTGGACCTGTGGAAGGACGGCAAGTCGGAGGGGGCCATCGGCCTGGAGCTGCGGATGCCCAAATCCACCGTGCACAGCATCATCGTCAAGTACCGCCTCAGTAACACGGTGGAGAACCTGCCGCGCAACGGGCGCCCCAAAAAACCCTGA